CCGACGAAAACGACACCTGCATGATCCGGAATGTGAGTCGCAAGTGGCGTTTGCCCCATTTTCCATTTGATTTCTTGTACGACTGCTCGTTTGATCGTTCGTTCTGCGACGATACGTTGTCTCCAATCTGCAAAATGAACGTCAAGCATCTGTTCGATTCCCGTTCGGACATGTCCAATATAATCGGGATCATCAAGTCGATCGTGTTCAAGATAGGCGATTGCTTGAAGGACTTGACCATCCTTCGGTGCAAGACTTGTATCATAATGCGATAAATCCGTGATGAACGCTCGATGCGAACGGTCGTAGATGTATGAATACGGTGTTTGAATATACGGGTGAAGTCCAAGATCATACACGAATACTTCTACTGGTTCATGACTCGCATACGGTGTAACAAATCGTTGAATGACAGTTGGGGTCGCCATTTTTAAAATTTCACGCGGTGGTACGGCAAAGATAATCCGTTCGACGTTCCATTCTTGTTTCTTTCGATCACGGACTAAGAATCCTGTCATAGTCGATTCGACTGCTGTTATTTTTGTTTTTTTCAAGATCTCTCCACGATTCTCTAGGATGATCCGTTCCAACTCCTGTACTAACCCTTGCCACCCACCTTCGATGTATGAGACAGGCTTTCGCGTCCGAAAAAGTTTTTGATAATACTCGAAATAGACGTCTGACGGGATTTTTTCCGGTTCTGCCGTAAAAAAGTTCGTTGATGCCAAATCAAGCATCAACTGTGCCACTTGTTCATCGACTCGTTCTGTTTTTAACCATTGTCCGATCGATTGTAGCGGATCCCCTCGTTCGACTCGTAAAATCGTTTTAATGATCTCCCATGTGAAACGTACTTTGTTCGTTCCTTCGATGACTTCTGTTTTTAGTAATCCCCAGGCATTCGCAGGAACTGCCGTCAAATGACCTGAAAACTCATATTTCGCACGACTCGCTGAGAAATCTAACCACGTCACTTCGATACCGAGCTGTTTCGTTAATTTGCGAAGAATCGATTGATCGCGTCCATAAATCGCATGAGCACCGTAATTAAACGTAAACCCTTTTACGGTTTGAGAGGTGGCACGTCCTCCAAGTAATCCAGCATCCCAAAGCGTGACCGGTGTTCCTTGTTTTGCGAATAATGCCGCTGCCGTCAAGCCGGATAATCCTCCACCTATGATACCAATCGTCATACTCCCGCCTCCTCAATCGTCATTTCTTTTCTTTTCCCATAACGATTGAAGAAGAATCGAAGAACATGAAAAAAGACGCGATTTCAATCATGAAATCACGCCTCCTTATTCTTGATTATGCTCTCCACCATTCATCGAGTGGTGAGACCGGCATATGATGCTTATGCCCAACACGTTTATACTGCGTCTCTAACTTTTCTTGACTTGCTTCTGAAATCGTCTTACCTTCCAAGTAATCATCAATTTCTTCGTATGTCATTCCGAGTGCCACTTCGTCTGGTAGTGCCGGACGGTTTTCTTCAAGATCTGCTGTCGGAACTTTTTCAATCAAGACTTCTGGTGCGTTCAAGTAACGTAAGAGTTGTTTCCCTTGCCGTTTATTCAGTCCCGTCAATGGCGTCAGATCACATGCACCATCACCATGTTTCGTGTAGAATCCTGTCACGAATTCAGCTGCATGATCCGTTCCAACGACTAAGCAGCCATAATGAGCGGCTAAATCATACTGGCTTTTCATTCGCTCCCGCGCTTTCGTATTTCCTTTACTAAAGTCGGAGAGTTCTGCACCTGTCGCTTCTTTGAACGCCTGCATCGATGCTTCGACTGCTGGTTTAATGTTCACACGAAGCGAATGATCCGGTTGAATGAACGTCAAGGCTGTCTGTGCGTCTGCTTCATCTTGTTGTTCCCCGTAAGGCAAGCGGACCGCATAAAATGCGACATCTTTCCCCTCTTCTTTTCGCAACTCTTCAACTGCCAGTTGGCATAGACGACCTGCGAGCGAAGAATCTTGTCCCCCTGAAATGCCCAATACGAATCCTTTTGCTCCAGTATGCTTGAGATACGCCTTCAAGAAGCCTACCCGCTCGCTTACTTCTTGTGCTGGATCAATGACAGGCTTTACTCCTGTTACTTGGATGATTTCTTGTTGCATGAATCACTTCACTCCTTCACATTGTGTTGATCGTCATTTTGAATCAATCATTTGTCGATCCGTCGTTTGTTTTGCACTTGCTCCCTTGAATTGACGGATTGTCGATACGCGAACTTCCGTGCTATCACCTAAAGAGGAGATTGGTAATTCAACCGTATACTGTTTCGTTTCACGTTTCGTGAACGTATCCTTTTCAATCGCTTGCGTGAAAACTTGTTCTTTCTCAAAATCATACGTTACGTGTTGTTTCGCATCAATCAATTGAGCCTGAAAACGTTGTGAGGAAGGATACGTCACGTTCACACTATGATCATTTGGATTCGTTAAAGATATGTCTAATTGCATCATGTCGTCCTGCTTGGTCGTTTTGACTGCGATCTGAATCGGTTCGTTCGTGGTTGTTGTTGCCTGTTGTTTCTTTTCTTGGCAACCTGCTAAACAAACAGTAAGCAGTAGCAGAATGAAAACGAGACGTTTCATCTCATCCCTCCTTTTATCTTTATTAATTTTATCACAAAAAAAAGCGAGAGAGGATTCTCCTCTCTCG
This region of Exiguobacterium acetylicum DSM 20416 genomic DNA includes:
- a CDS encoding FAD-dependent oxidoreductase, translating into MTIGIIGGGLSGLTAAALFAKQGTPVTLWDAGLLGGRATSQTVKGFTFNYGAHAIYGRDQSILRKLTKQLGIEVTWLDFSASRAKYEFSGHLTAVPANAWGLLKTEVIEGTNKVRFTWEIIKTILRVERGDPLQSIGQWLKTERVDEQVAQLMLDLASTNFFTAEPEKIPSDVYFEYYQKLFRTRKPVSYIEGGWQGLVQELERIILENRGEILKKTKITAVESTMTGFLVRDRKKQEWNVERIIFAVPPREILKMATPTVIQRFVTPYASHEPVEVFVYDLGLHPYIQTPYSYIYDRSHRAFITDLSHYDTSLAPKDGQVLQAIAYLEHDRLDDPDYIGHVRTGIEQMLDVHFADWRQRIVAERTIKRAVVQEIKWKMGQTPLATHIPDHAGVVFVGDWCEGTGQLSELAFSSAVSVFNRWT
- the nadE gene encoding ammonia-dependent NAD(+) synthetase codes for the protein MQQEIIQVTGVKPVIDPAQEVSERVGFLKAYLKHTGAKGFVLGISGGQDSSLAGRLCQLAVEELRKEEGKDVAFYAVRLPYGEQQDEADAQTALTFIQPDHSLRVNIKPAVEASMQAFKEATGAELSDFSKGNTKARERMKSQYDLAAHYGCLVVGTDHAAEFVTGFYTKHGDGACDLTPLTGLNKRQGKQLLRYLNAPEVLIEKVPTADLEENRPALPDEVALGMTYEEIDDYLEGKTISEASQEKLETQYKRVGHKHHMPVSPLDEWWRA
- a CDS encoding BsuPI-related putative proteinase inhibitor — protein: MKRLVFILLLLTVCLAGCQEKKQQATTTTNEPIQIAVKTTKQDDMMQLDISLTNPNDHSVNVTYPSSQRFQAQLIDAKQHVTYDFEKEQVFTQAIEKDTFTKRETKQYTVELPISSLGDSTEVRVSTIRQFKGASAKQTTDRQMIDSK